A stretch of the Xiphophorus couchianus chromosome 15, X_couchianus-1.0, whole genome shotgun sequence genome encodes the following:
- the cep128 gene encoding centrosomal protein of 128 kDa isoform X7, whose protein sequence is MSQAMDTSSESESYGRKVRGHRARGRETHRRSIRDRRHVSGGRDDGRAAEISDKISTLADTLQDTSRNLTKVDKMLGQYRDHADDQAEAMTLLRESLEDSINQLQTRRLSRTNGVRSSSVSSLHNSDLEAYSGSEEKRFHPTSPLKDYDGSPKGRRRSQSAGVRFKDSTQAADIHLVHQTLRDLCSDQQRLSEDLDREILRRNRSDIDTRRAMENLSEHVTVSQRQDSVSSRVERRLQELEREKNVERERRTAWQAAGDDDQQENLGRCQVRPDEREEALTARLARAEREKSKMEQELGRARRLLEQSEDSKESLVQQVENMRGELLRTRAEKTAVHRPPTETSQLGAQLCSSHSEREGGRDYSELEKEVAELRAQLLKASVRSEVEELRRTLESKERENLRLSLQVKEFSSDMKGREEQHLRILDQLKSLQSRGQTERREMEALVLESTRSRNELKTRAQEAVRQWRAKCRRLQKELEDAEVQGRLHEEKALQVSRETEHSQAQLKALSQQAEASRRELGEALGRLSQCEEELHRKGVELSEAHQRQLALQQEIREVKEASAALQQESQRQTSTIARLREENHILEEQADVQARRLQRDQEAKADLQTTLKQMTAAHAQLSLRLTDEENTRKDVQRATTELQAKLTLLQEERTTLSQQLQLEREVHQKELNNMAVTVKDDRTRKDREVQEMLRLCRQENDELSTQLREVKADAASDKELRVALHIKLDKMKDECDKLVAQLHTKDGAHSLLQRKYQQLKQELKDKVSVDEQRCVSESELSRLEKKIVTMEADRETVLASLGEELDEVCRGLARNGQDKLQAISQRPGLVKDPHLWLAETKTKLRWLSEEVRERDTKERRLRKQHQQTRDELKVLRQSRDSEQETLLQRMDQQEKLLLSLSTEKKDSSS, encoded by the exons ATGTCTCAAGCCATGGACACGTCCAGCGAGTCAGAGTCGTACGGAAGGAAGGTGCGGGGACACAGGGCGCGGGGCCGTGAGACCCACCGCAGGTCCATACGGGACAGAAGACATGTCAGCGGGGGCAGGGACGACGGGCGAGCCGCGGAGATCTCGGACAAAATCAGCACCCTCGCCGACACCTTGCAG GATACAAGTAGGAACCTGACCAAAGTTGACAAAATGTTGGGTCAATACAGGGATCACGCAGATGATCAAGCTGAAGCCATGACACTG CTCAGGGAGAGCTTAGAGGATTCAATCAATCAGCTGCAGACACGGAGGCTGAGCAGGACCAACGGGGTCCGCAGTTCCTCCGTCTCTTCCCTCCACAACAGTGACCTTGAGGCCTATTCAGGGTCAG AGGAGAAGCGCTTCCATCCCACCTCCCCGCTCAAGGATTACGACGGCAGCCCCAAAGGCAGGAGGAGGTCTCAGTCTGCTGGCGTTCGCTTCAAGGATTCCACCCAGGCAGCAGAC ATTCATTTGGTGCACCAGACCCTGCGGGACCTGTGCTCCGACCAGCAGAGGCTGTCTGAGGACCTGGATAGAGAAATCCTGCGGAGGAACAG GTCGGACATCGACACCAGGCGGGCGATGGAGAACCTGTCGGAACACGTGACGGTTTCCCAGAGGCAGGACTCG GTGTCATCCCGTGTGGAGCGACGTCTGCAGGAgctggagagagagaagaacgtcgagagagagaggaggacgGCGTGGCAGGCGGCTGGGGACGACGACCAGCAGgag aattTAGGGAGGTGCCAAGTTCGACCCGATGAGAGGGAAGAAGCCTTGACGGCGAGACTTGCACGAGCAGAGAGGGAGAAGTCCAAG ATGGAGCAGGAGCTGGGCAGAGCCAGGAGGTTACTGGAGCAGTCGGAGGACAGCAAGGAGTCCCTCGTTCAGCAG GTAGAAAACATGCGTGGCGAGCTGCTGAGGACGAGGGCGGAGAAGACGGCGGTTCACCGGCCGCCAACGGAGACGTCTCAGCTCGGCGCCCAGCTGTGTTCCAGCCACTCCGAgcgagaaggaggaagag ATTACAGTGAGCTGGAAAAAGAGGTGGCTGAGCTGCGGGCGCAGCTCCTCAAGGCCTCTGTCCGGAGCGAGGTGGAAGAGCTGAGGAGGACCCTGGAGAGTAAGGAGAGAGAGAATCTGCGACTCAGTTTACAGGTCAAG GAATTCTCATCTGACATGAAGGGGCGGGAGGAGCAGCATCTGCGAATTCTGGACCAGCTGAAAAGCCTTCAG AGCCGCGGgcagacagagaggagggagatgGAGGCCTTGGTGTTGGAGAGCACGAGGAGCAGAAACGAGCTGAAGACCAGGGCCCAAGAAGCGGTGCGCCAGTGGAGGGCGAAGTGCAGGAGGCTgcagaaggagctggaggatGCTGAGGTTCAAGGTCGACTCCATGAAGAGAAGGCCCTGCAG GTCTCCAGGGAGACGGAGCACTCCCAGGCCCAGCTGAAGGCGCTGAGCCAGCAGGCCGAGGCGTCCCGCAGGGAGCTGGGCGAGGCCCTCGGCCGTTTGTCCCAGTGCGAGGAGGAGCTCCACCGTAAGGGCGTGGAGCTGTCGGAGGCCCACCAGAGGCAACTGGCGCTGCAGCAGGAGATCCGAGAG GTGAAGGAGGCCTCAGCCGCCTTGCAGCAGGAGTCTCAACGTCAGACCTCCACCATTGCGAGACTGAGAGAAGAGAACCACATACTGGAGGAACAAGCTGACGTTCAAGCCCGCCGTCTCCAGAGGGACCAGGAGGCTAAGGCCGATCTCCAGACCACCTTAAAGCAGATGACCGCCGCGCACGCCCAGCTGTCCCTGCGACTGACCGATGAGGAGAACACCCGGAAGGACGTGCAGAGGGCCACAACGGAGCTGCAGGCCAAGCTGACGCTGCTACAGGAGGAGCGCACCACTCTgagccagcagctgcagctggagcgAGAGGTCCATCAGAAGGAACTGAATAACATGGCAGTGACAGTCAAAGACGACCGGACCAGGAAGGATCGGGAAGTGCAGGAAATGCTCAGACTCTGCCGACAGGAAAATGATGAACTGAGTACACAACTAAGAGAAGTTAAG GCGGACGCAGCGTCAGACAAGGAGCTCCGCGTGGCGCTGCACATCAAGTTGGACAAGATGAAGGATGAGTGTGATAAGCTGGTGGCGCAGCTGCACACTAAAGATGGCGCACATtctcttctgcagagaaaataCCAGCAACTCAAGCAGGaactaaaagacaaa GTGAGCGTTGATGAGCAGAGATGTGTTTCCGAGTCTGAGCTTTCGAGGCTGGAGAAGAAGATTGTGACGATGGAAGCAGACCGAGAGACGGTCCTCGCTTCCCTCGGGGAGGAACTGGATGAAGTCTGTCGGGGCCTGGCGAGGAACGGACAAGACAAACTGCAG GCGATCTCCCAGAGACCCGGACTAGTGAAGGATCCGCATCTTTGGCTTGCTGAGACAAAG ACCAAGCTGCGCTGGCTGAGCGAGGAAGTGCGAGAGCGCGACACGAAGGAGCGGCGGCTGAGGAAGCAGCATCAGCAGACCAGAGACGAGCTGAAAGTTCTCAGGCAGAGCCGCGACTCGGAGCAGGAAACCCTCCTGCAGCGCATGGACCAGcaggagaagctgctgctctCCCTCAGCACGGAGAAGAAAG ACTCCTCCAGCTGA
- the cep128 gene encoding centrosomal protein of 128 kDa isoform X6: MSQAMDTSSESESYGRKVRGHRARGRETHRRSIRDRRHVSGGRDDGRAAEISDKISTLADTLQDTSRNLTKVDKMLGQYRDHADDQAEAMTLLRESLEDSINQLQTRRLSRTNGVRSSSVSSLHNSDLEAYSGSEEKRFHPTSPLKDYDGSPKGRRRSQSAGVRFKDSTQAADIHLVHQTLRDLCSDQQRLSEDLDREILRRNRSDIDTRRAMENLSEHVTVSQRQDSVSSRVERRLQELEREKNVERERRTAWQAAGDDDQQENLGRCQVRPDEREEALTARLARAEREKSKMEQELGRARRLLEQSEDSKESLVQQVENMRGELLRTRAEKTAVHRPPTETSQLGAQLCSSHSEREGGRDYSELEKEVAELRAQLLKASVRSEVEELRRTLESKERENLRLSLQVKEFSSDMKGREEQHLRILDQLKSLQSRGQTERREMEALVLESTRSRNELKTRAQEAVRQWRAKCRRLQKELEDAEVQGRLHEEKALQVSRETEHSQAQLKALSQQAEASRRELGEALGRLSQCEEELHRKGVELSEAHQRQLALQQEIREVKEASAALQQESQRQTSTIARLREENHILEEQADVQARRLQRDQEAKADLQTTLKQMTAAHAQLSLRLTDEENTRKDVQRATTELQAKLTLLQEERTTLSQQLQLEREVHQKELNNMAVTVKDDRTRKDREVQEMLRLCRQENDELSTQLREVKADAASDKELRVALHIKLDKMKDECDKLVAQLHTKDGAHSLLQRKYQQLKQELKDKVSVDEQRCVSESELSRLEKKIVTMEADRETVLASLGEELDEVCRGLARNGQDKLQAISQRPGLVKDPHLWLAETKTKLRWLSEEVRERDTKERRLRKQHQQTRDELKVLRQSRDSEQETLLQRMDQQEKLLLSLSTEKKGREVGCHLQESETSCSFFFHQRPQHFPEQHSEARLSLSSQTPDHHRPG; the protein is encoded by the exons ATGTCTCAAGCCATGGACACGTCCAGCGAGTCAGAGTCGTACGGAAGGAAGGTGCGGGGACACAGGGCGCGGGGCCGTGAGACCCACCGCAGGTCCATACGGGACAGAAGACATGTCAGCGGGGGCAGGGACGACGGGCGAGCCGCGGAGATCTCGGACAAAATCAGCACCCTCGCCGACACCTTGCAG GATACAAGTAGGAACCTGACCAAAGTTGACAAAATGTTGGGTCAATACAGGGATCACGCAGATGATCAAGCTGAAGCCATGACACTG CTCAGGGAGAGCTTAGAGGATTCAATCAATCAGCTGCAGACACGGAGGCTGAGCAGGACCAACGGGGTCCGCAGTTCCTCCGTCTCTTCCCTCCACAACAGTGACCTTGAGGCCTATTCAGGGTCAG AGGAGAAGCGCTTCCATCCCACCTCCCCGCTCAAGGATTACGACGGCAGCCCCAAAGGCAGGAGGAGGTCTCAGTCTGCTGGCGTTCGCTTCAAGGATTCCACCCAGGCAGCAGAC ATTCATTTGGTGCACCAGACCCTGCGGGACCTGTGCTCCGACCAGCAGAGGCTGTCTGAGGACCTGGATAGAGAAATCCTGCGGAGGAACAG GTCGGACATCGACACCAGGCGGGCGATGGAGAACCTGTCGGAACACGTGACGGTTTCCCAGAGGCAGGACTCG GTGTCATCCCGTGTGGAGCGACGTCTGCAGGAgctggagagagagaagaacgtcgagagagagaggaggacgGCGTGGCAGGCGGCTGGGGACGACGACCAGCAGgag aattTAGGGAGGTGCCAAGTTCGACCCGATGAGAGGGAAGAAGCCTTGACGGCGAGACTTGCACGAGCAGAGAGGGAGAAGTCCAAG ATGGAGCAGGAGCTGGGCAGAGCCAGGAGGTTACTGGAGCAGTCGGAGGACAGCAAGGAGTCCCTCGTTCAGCAG GTAGAAAACATGCGTGGCGAGCTGCTGAGGACGAGGGCGGAGAAGACGGCGGTTCACCGGCCGCCAACGGAGACGTCTCAGCTCGGCGCCCAGCTGTGTTCCAGCCACTCCGAgcgagaaggaggaagag ATTACAGTGAGCTGGAAAAAGAGGTGGCTGAGCTGCGGGCGCAGCTCCTCAAGGCCTCTGTCCGGAGCGAGGTGGAAGAGCTGAGGAGGACCCTGGAGAGTAAGGAGAGAGAGAATCTGCGACTCAGTTTACAGGTCAAG GAATTCTCATCTGACATGAAGGGGCGGGAGGAGCAGCATCTGCGAATTCTGGACCAGCTGAAAAGCCTTCAG AGCCGCGGgcagacagagaggagggagatgGAGGCCTTGGTGTTGGAGAGCACGAGGAGCAGAAACGAGCTGAAGACCAGGGCCCAAGAAGCGGTGCGCCAGTGGAGGGCGAAGTGCAGGAGGCTgcagaaggagctggaggatGCTGAGGTTCAAGGTCGACTCCATGAAGAGAAGGCCCTGCAG GTCTCCAGGGAGACGGAGCACTCCCAGGCCCAGCTGAAGGCGCTGAGCCAGCAGGCCGAGGCGTCCCGCAGGGAGCTGGGCGAGGCCCTCGGCCGTTTGTCCCAGTGCGAGGAGGAGCTCCACCGTAAGGGCGTGGAGCTGTCGGAGGCCCACCAGAGGCAACTGGCGCTGCAGCAGGAGATCCGAGAG GTGAAGGAGGCCTCAGCCGCCTTGCAGCAGGAGTCTCAACGTCAGACCTCCACCATTGCGAGACTGAGAGAAGAGAACCACATACTGGAGGAACAAGCTGACGTTCAAGCCCGCCGTCTCCAGAGGGACCAGGAGGCTAAGGCCGATCTCCAGACCACCTTAAAGCAGATGACCGCCGCGCACGCCCAGCTGTCCCTGCGACTGACCGATGAGGAGAACACCCGGAAGGACGTGCAGAGGGCCACAACGGAGCTGCAGGCCAAGCTGACGCTGCTACAGGAGGAGCGCACCACTCTgagccagcagctgcagctggagcgAGAGGTCCATCAGAAGGAACTGAATAACATGGCAGTGACAGTCAAAGACGACCGGACCAGGAAGGATCGGGAAGTGCAGGAAATGCTCAGACTCTGCCGACAGGAAAATGATGAACTGAGTACACAACTAAGAGAAGTTAAG GCGGACGCAGCGTCAGACAAGGAGCTCCGCGTGGCGCTGCACATCAAGTTGGACAAGATGAAGGATGAGTGTGATAAGCTGGTGGCGCAGCTGCACACTAAAGATGGCGCACATtctcttctgcagagaaaataCCAGCAACTCAAGCAGGaactaaaagacaaa GTGAGCGTTGATGAGCAGAGATGTGTTTCCGAGTCTGAGCTTTCGAGGCTGGAGAAGAAGATTGTGACGATGGAAGCAGACCGAGAGACGGTCCTCGCTTCCCTCGGGGAGGAACTGGATGAAGTCTGTCGGGGCCTGGCGAGGAACGGACAAGACAAACTGCAG GCGATCTCCCAGAGACCCGGACTAGTGAAGGATCCGCATCTTTGGCTTGCTGAGACAAAG ACCAAGCTGCGCTGGCTGAGCGAGGAAGTGCGAGAGCGCGACACGAAGGAGCGGCGGCTGAGGAAGCAGCATCAGCAGACCAGAGACGAGCTGAAAGTTCTCAGGCAGAGCCGCGACTCGGAGCAGGAAACCCTCCTGCAGCGCATGGACCAGcaggagaagctgctgctctCCCTCAGCACGGAGAAGAAAG